TGTAGACTCTAAGACAAGAAAATtgatcttttaatttattatatagtttgGATCATATGTTTGGAAAACATATAAGCAAGTTTATGATGAAGTGATGCATATTGGTTCTGCTCTACATGCATCTGGTGCTCAACCTGTAAGTGTTTTCAATGCAAAAGGACttaatgtttcaaaaaatttaaagggTGTGACCTTAATGTATATTATGTTAATTTCAATTATAGGGATCAAGAATTGGAGTATATGGATCAAACTGTCCTCAATGGATTGTAGCAATGGAGGttctcatatttatttattatataataaagttTCTCATATTATTTGTTCCTTCTATCATAGTTCATAAAGTTGTTTATGTTGATTTATGTAGGCTTGTTGTGCTCATAGTTTGGTTTGTGTGCCTCTATATGATACCCTTGGTAAATTCACTTTATCCCCTGTTTTCTCTCTGtttttgtgctttttttttttttttggaaaactcAGTATCCGACTCTAGGacggattaatttttttttgtgtgcaaTTATTAGGAGCTATGCTTAAAAATGATCCTAGTTGTGGtcactttttaatatttttcttcatttttattttcttagtaGACCCAATGAATATTTTTGAATTAGTACAAATTTATTTGACTGCATGcttattaaaaactaaaatgagaTGTATGTGTTTCTCATTCTGTTTTGGGAAAtgatttttagaaaatcaattttagaCAAATTTTGCGACAACTTTTTAAATGTATTGAAACTCATTAGCCAGCAATGTAATTTTATCAACGATGAATTTGGACgtgattaattataattttcttgTGTTCAACTACGTGTAGATTTGAACATTTGATAAAATTGTGGATAATTGCGTCCAAATTCGTGGTTATTGAAGTTACATTGATAATTAATAAGTTTTGGCATTTCCTTAATCATCTATTAAACATAATTAACCAAAAGATATTCCTTCAACTACattttaattacttatttatagGCTAAATGATTTCTCATATAGTTATTGATTGATATGATACAATTTAAACATCAAATGCAGGGTCTGGTGCTGTAAATTTTATCATAGATCATGCCGAAATAGATTTCGTGTTTGTTCAAGATAAGAAGGTTTTGCAAGTAAGAATCACATTCGTTGAATAATCATATTTAGCttcaaataaattcatattaAGGTTCTGTTTGTGTAACACTAATGCATACACTATTTTTCAGCTTTTGGATCCTGATTGTAAATCTGCTTCAAGATTGAAAGGTAAATATAACTAATTCAACAGTTCAATGTTTCTAAGCTACAGCTTAATAAAAGACATTAAATTTAAGTTAAGTGTTTTTTCTTATACAGCTATGGTTTGTTTCACTTCATTAACAAATGAAGAGAAAGATAAAGCAACCAACATTGGGATTAAGCCATATTCATGGGAAGAGTTCTTGCATATGGTTAGTGCATAAGGAATTTAATTTGTCACATTATTAAAATGAAACTTGATAATATGTAGTAAAAAAACTCATCTTATTATTAACTTGTAGGGAAAAGAAAATCCATCAACTATTTTACCACCACAAGCTCATAATATATGCACAATAATGTATACTAGTGGAACAAGTGGAGACCCTAAAGGTGTTGTTTTGACACATGAAAAtattacttattttgtaagaggAATGGATATTTTCATGGAACAATTTGAAGAAAAGGTAAACACCATCTACATGTACTCCCTCCTAtcctttttagattcattaaataaccgatgtatttgatctataatatagactagatacatcaattattcgatgaatctaaaaagtcgactgtttcttacaaaaaaaaggacCAGATGTGGTATTATTTTGATTAGATTTTCATTCTAAATTTTTGTGACAAGAGtatcttatatatatagatgactGTTGAAGATGTGTATTTATCCTTCCTCCCTTTAGCTCATATCCTTGATCGTACAATTGAGGAGTATTTCTTCCATAAGGGTGCATCTGTTGGCTACTACCATGGGGTATGttcatgcattatttatttatttatttatttggatttGCTTGACTAGTTATTCTATGAAATATTATGATGAAGAAGTTAGTTGCAAACAATATGATCACATAAAAATATCGTCCGGGAGAATCTGAGTTTGATTCCTAATGGGAATAattcttggtcagactttatTTACCTTGCGGCCCAATTCTGGATTACCAGAACCCCCttttcccctaggaaccagagggttaataaaaaataaaagggtcACAAAGAAATTGCCCCTCAATATACTTTGTTAACTCTTTATACATTTTATGAATTTCTTGAGTTACTTGTCAATGAAGGATCTAACAGCATTAAGGGATGATTTAATGGAATTGAAACCAACATTGTTTGCTGGTGTCCCTAGAGTCTTTGAAAAGGTCTATGAAGGCAAGTTCACAAATTAGCACAAagtttatctattttattatagTTTAGTACATATGACTCATTCAAGAATATATGTTTTAGGTATCAAGAAAGCAGTGGAAGAGCTCAATCCAGTGAGAAGAACAGTCTTTGGCTTGCTCTACAAACAGTAAGTTGCTATTATGTAATAattgtataatttttaataaattttggtaaaagtgaaattttgtttatgtGATGATGTTATGGTGTTTGGGATGATGTAATTTTTTCattacaaatttatatttttatgcagTAAACTTGGTTGGATGAACAAAGGATACAAACATTGTAAAGCATCACCATTTGCTGACCTATTAGCATTTAGAAAGGTTGTTTCTCCTCTTTACTACATGAATTTTAAAACTACTACTCCaaattattgtaattttatCTTTGTAAAACTGTGATTTCTTTTACTTATGGATAAACCTTCCCTAAAATTTCACCCTtctcaaatttctttccttGGTGAGTTAGGTCAAAGCTCGATTAGGGGGGCGTGTTCGACTAATTATAGCTGGAGGTGCACCGTTGAGTTCTGAGATTGAAGAATTTTTGCGTGTTACTTCTTGTGCTTTTGTATGTCAAGGATATGGTAAGCAACTCTATTGTTACAAAGATTTAGCACCGATACTTCATATTAAAGGCATGTCAGCTAATACGGCACTGATGACACATGTGACTACATTCAATtacctttattttttaaaatattatcagTATTGTGTTTGATGTCCATGTCTTTGTCGGTATTCCATATATGCAATGAAACCCTAATGCTACCGATCACTATATGTGATTAATCTAGGTTTGACTGAAACTTGTGGATCAACTACTCTTGCCTATCCTGACGAAATGTGCATGCTTGGTACTGTTGGTCCTGTATCTATATACAATGAGCTACAACTTGAAGAAGTTCCAGAGATGGGTTACAATCCTCTTGGAAGTCCTTCATGTGGTGAGATATGTCTTAGAGGGAAAACTGTATTCACTAGCTACCACAAAAACCCTGAGTTAACAAGGGAAACCATAAAAGATGGATGGTTTCACACAGGTTGAATTCAAATTTCATTTCCAAGTTCCAAcctcaaaaaaatttgttttgaagatttaatttgaTTGTGACATTGTTTGGGGTATCTTTAGGGGACATAGGAGAAATGCAACCTAATGGTGTTGTTAAGATTATTGATAGGAAGAAGAATCTTATTAAACTTTCTCAAGGAGAGTATATTGCACTTGAGCATTTAGAAAATGTTTATGGAATCACTCCAATAGTAGAAGATGTAAGCATTTTCATGaatttagtatttatttatttttttcctttctccaCCAGTTTAATATAGTTTGGGGATCAGTTTTGTCATAAAGTGATTCTAGCCCCTTCttgaaaggttttttttttaatatttagattCTTGATATGTATGtcaatatttttgtgtttttatgtcAGGTTTGGGTTTATGGAAATAGCTTCAAGTCAGTGCTAGTTGCGGTAGTGGTTCCAAATGAAGACATTGCCAAAAAATGGTCATATTCAAATGGTTACATGGCTCCTTTCTCTGAACTATGTTCTTTTGACCAATTCAAGAAATATGTGCTATCCGAATTGAAGTTGACAGCTGAGAGAAATAAGGTAACATACAGTATATGGATAATGAAATAGTTCTAATAAATGAATTAATGGTTCATTTCTTGTGATTACTTTATTCACCAATGTTCCATATTTGATTAAACACTTATTATATAAGTACTTGTGTATAAcatatttctataacaaaaaataaaatagttaaattgtatatatattctaaaagtTGCTTTCAGGAACTATCATCAAGAATGTTTATggataaattataagttatttttgtgAACTCTCCCAAAGAGACTTATAAGTACaaatagataaactcaaacaagtcaattcaaataatattttcttcttttattgtCCTTTTAAATGTATCAGCTTAAGGGGTTTGAACAAATCAAAGGAGTCATATTAGATCCACATCCATTTGACATGGATAGAGAGTTGGTGACTGCAACaatgaaaaagagaagaaatattATGCTCAAGTATTATCAGGTAATCTAATATTCTTTTCTAACTTTTCCTAACTTTTTTATGATTACAAATTAAGTACTACCACTTATTTCAAATTCTCACAAATTGATGACATATTTTAAACAGGTTGAAATAGATGAAGAATACCAAAGATTAACAGGAGATAGGCATAAAATTTGAGATTTCGTGCCAAATGAGGATGTTCAAATTCTCACAAATTGTATTATACTCCATCcgtattgtaacaaaaaaaaataaaaaatactctctccgtaccaaattatgtcattttgaagaaaaaaattgtaccaaattATAGTATGTCGTTTTACAATATCAATGAAGCATTGAATgatattttcttattatacccttaattatttattactcttcattctttcaatttttgtaatttatcttacccataatttctcttttacatacaacattaattacatttcttaatttctAAGTCTTCCATctatgttgttgttattgtgcCTATGGATAATGGTAATGACACAtactcaaaaattaaaatgtgtgCACCACCTGAAAtattaaaattcgtcaaataccccatgaaatttggaaatagacaaatactcctgaaattttaaaaagtcaatcaaattgccccctgacgtggactctgactggtagtgtcagggggcaatttgattgatttttaaaaatttcagggggatatttgcctatttccaaatttcatggagtatttgacgaattttaaaatttcaggggagGGTATTTAACGAattttggacaaaaaaaaaaagcattttgCCTTTCatcaaaagtaattaaatgTTTGTGCTTTAAAGTCATTTTGCAAATCAATCTAAGGCCCTTTTCTCCCTTCATTTCAATTAATAACCgaacaatttttaatttttatttttgtaaaatgaaCAATGACTTGCCAAAggaaataaaatcaataacaacaaaagTTCAGATTGAGTAAACCCATATGAACATCATTTGTTCAATAAGAGTACATGTCTAACACTAGTACTAGTACACTACAATGATTCcttcatataaaaataaaggaacCCAAAAGGATAGTTAATATTATAATtcataaataaactaaattatacAATGTTTGTATGGATTTATTACTAACAAAAATGGTAAAAAATcgttataaatataaaaaaataccaCTATAGAATTATAAGTTGACATTGTTCATTTACTTCATCTTTAAGCATCTCATGAATAATATTATGTTGAAACCACAACAACCATCAGAGTCGTTAGTCCATCCACCGGCACCTATATAGAATTTGTCACAAGAACCGAAAGTCATTTTCTCAAGCGAACTTGCATTCCTCAATAGGTGACTAGCTAACGCGATAACATTACATTTATGGAGCAAACACAACCACAAAACTtcacatatttcaaattattatgagTAAACCCTGCATATTCTCTTTTTTGCCTCTTGAATCCAACCATATGTGAATGTTCTGGTTCTAGATTTCTAacctgaaaaatgaaaaataacaaccaaaatattacatatatgaaaattttaaaattccattAAAGTTGTTTAGTTGAAATAAGAG
This genomic interval from Trifolium pratense cultivar HEN17-A07 linkage group LG6, ARS_RC_1.1, whole genome shotgun sequence contains the following:
- the LOC123891088 gene encoding long chain acyl-CoA synthetase 1-like isoform X1, whose protein sequence is MKSFATKVEEGREGTNGKLSVGPVYRNLLSEDQFPPSDPDLTTAWDIFSEAVKKYPQNRMLGWREYVNGKFGSYVWKTYKQVYDEVMHIGSALHASGAQPGSRIGVYGSNCPQWIVAMEACCAHSLVCVPLYDTLGSGAVNFIIDHAEIDFVFVQDKKVLQLLDPDCKSASRLKAMVCFTSLTNEEKDKATNIGIKPYSWEEFLHMGKENPSTILPPQAHNICTIMYTSGTSGDPKGVVLTHENITYFVRGMDIFMEQFEEKMTVEDVYLSFLPLAHILDRTIEEYFFHKGASVGYYHGDLTALRDDLMELKPTLFAGVPRVFEKVYEGIKKAVEELNPVRRTVFGLLYKHEAVKKYPQNRMLGWREYVNGKFGSYVWKTYKQVYDEVMHIGSALHASGAQPGSRIGVYGSNCPQWIVAMEACCAHSLVCVPLYDTLGSGAVNFIIDHAEIDFVFVQDKKVLQLLDPDCKSASRLKAMVCFTSLTNEEKDKATNIGIKPYSWEEFLHMGKENPSTILPPQAHNICTIMYTSGTSGDPKGVVLTHENITYFVRGMDIFMEQFEEKMTVEDVYLSFLPLAHILDRTIEEYFFHKGASVGYYHGDLTALRDDLMELKPTLFAGVPRVFEKVYEGIKKAVEELNPVRRTVFGLLYKHKLGWMNKGYKHCKASPFADLLAFRKVKARLGGRVRLIIAGGAPLSSEIEEFLRVTSCAFVCQGYGLTETCGSTTLAYPDEMCMLGTVGPVSIYNELQLEEVPEMGYNPLGSPSCGEICLRGKTVFTSYHKNPELTRETIKDGWFHTGDIGEMQPNGVVKIIDRKKNLIKLSQGEYIALEHLENVYGITPIVEDVWVYGNSFKSVLVAVVVPNEDIAKKWSYSNGYMAPFSELCSFDQFKKYVLSELKLTAERNKLKGFEQIKGVILDPHPFDMDRELVTATMKKRRNIMLKYYQVEIDEEYQRLTGDRHKI
- the LOC123891088 gene encoding long chain acyl-CoA synthetase 1-like isoform X2 yields the protein MDCSNGGSGAVNFIIDHAEIDFVFVQDKKVLQLLDPDCKSASRLKAMVCFTSLTNEEKDKATNIGIKPYSWEEFLHMGKENPSTILPPQAHNICTIMYTSGTSGDPKGVVLTHENITYFVRGMDIFMEQFEEKMTVEDVYLSFLPLAHILDRTIEEYFFHKGASVGYYHGDLTALRDDLMELKPTLFAGVPRVFEKVYEGIKKAVEELNPVRRTVFGLLYKHEAVKKYPQNRMLGWREYVNGKFGSYVWKTYKQVYDEVMHIGSALHASGAQPGSRIGVYGSNCPQWIVAMEACCAHSLVCVPLYDTLGSGAVNFIIDHAEIDFVFVQDKKVLQLLDPDCKSASRLKAMVCFTSLTNEEKDKATNIGIKPYSWEEFLHMGKENPSTILPPQAHNICTIMYTSGTSGDPKGVVLTHENITYFVRGMDIFMEQFEEKMTVEDVYLSFLPLAHILDRTIEEYFFHKGASVGYYHGDLTALRDDLMELKPTLFAGVPRVFEKVYEGIKKAVEELNPVRRTVFGLLYKHKLGWMNKGYKHCKASPFADLLAFRKVKARLGGRVRLIIAGGAPLSSEIEEFLRVTSCAFVCQGYGLTETCGSTTLAYPDEMCMLGTVGPVSIYNELQLEEVPEMGYNPLGSPSCGEICLRGKTVFTSYHKNPELTRETIKDGWFHTGDIGEMQPNGVVKIIDRKKNLIKLSQGEYIALEHLENVYGITPIVEDVWVYGNSFKSVLVAVVVPNEDIAKKWSYSNGYMAPFSELCSFDQFKKYVLSELKLTAERNKLKGFEQIKGVILDPHPFDMDRELVTATMKKRRNIMLKYYQVEIDEEYQRLTGDRHKI
- the LOC123891088 gene encoding long chain acyl-CoA synthetase 1-like isoform X3, with product MKSFATKVEEGREGTNGKLSVGPVYRNLLSEDQFPPSDPDLTTAWDIFSEAVKKYPQNRMLGWREYVNGKFGSYVWKTYKQVYDEVMHIGSALHASGAQPGSRIGVYGSNCPQWIVAMEACCAHSLVCVPLYDTLGSGAVNFIIDHAEIDFVFVQDKKVLQLLDPDCKSASRLKAMVCFTSLTNEEKDKATNIGIKPYSWEEFLHMGKENPSTILPPQAHNICTIMYTSGTSGDPKGVVLTHENITYFVRGMDIFMEQFEEKMTVEDVYLSFLPLAHILDRTIEEYFFHKGASVGYYHGDLTALRDDLMELKPTLFAGVPRVFEKVYEGIKKAVEELNPVRRTVFGLLYKHKLGWMNKGYKHCKASPFADLLAFRKVKARLGGRVRLIIAGGAPLSSEIEEFLRVTSCAFVCQGYGLTETCGSTTLAYPDEMCMLGTVGPVSIYNELQLEEVPEMGYNPLGSPSCGEICLRGKTVFTSYHKNPELTRETIKDGWFHTGDIGEMQPNGVVKIIDRKKNLIKLSQGEYIALEHLENVYGITPIVEDVWVYGNSFKSVLVAVVVPNEDIAKKWSYSNGYMAPFSELCSFDQFKKYVLSELKLTAERNKLKGFEQIKGVILDPHPFDMDRELVTATMKKRRNIMLKYYQVEIDEEYQRLTGDRHKI